The proteins below come from a single Crossiella sp. CA-258035 genomic window:
- a CDS encoding helix-turn-helix domain-containing protein, with protein sequence MTTLLNDQVQPGEDDVRTADVVLARVTDYLTRHPDGPREVRLRVAEDGEELVVPRGAVELFARILAHMAAGQGVSVVPTNAELTTQQAADLLNVSRPYLIGLLDAGEIDYRKVGKHRRIRVTSLLAYLRRDDQRRREAADELTALTQEMGLT encoded by the coding sequence ATGACAACACTGCTCAACGACCAGGTCCAGCCCGGCGAGGACGACGTCCGCACCGCCGACGTCGTCCTGGCTCGGGTCACCGACTACCTGACCCGGCACCCGGACGGCCCGAGAGAGGTCCGCCTACGGGTGGCCGAGGACGGCGAGGAGCTCGTCGTGCCCCGCGGCGCGGTCGAGCTCTTCGCCCGCATCCTGGCGCACATGGCCGCCGGCCAGGGCGTTTCCGTGGTGCCCACCAACGCCGAGCTCACCACCCAGCAGGCCGCGGACCTGCTGAACGTGTCCCGCCCGTACCTGATCGGCCTGCTCGACGCCGGCGAGATCGACTACCGCAAGGTGGGCAAGCACCGCCGGATCCGGGTCACCTCGCTGCTGGCCTACCTGCGCCGCGATGACCAACGTCGACGCGAGGCAGCCGACGAGCTGACCGCGTTGACCCAGGAGATGGGTCTGACCTGA
- a CDS encoding PIN domain-containing protein yields MLYPSTLRDLLIRIARAGLVQAKWTNRILDEVFDNLREHRPDLDPDALTRTRRLMVCAVRDCLVTNYEPLEAALELPDPDDRHVLAAAIKARAQVIVTNNLRDFPSGHDGRWDIEAKSADDFATHRDPLAHDHNGQDPVRLQPTLRTSSANTRAGQGSKRYPMPGSVSRCRGCAGSGSSLRRSWARYTRR; encoded by the coding sequence GTGCTGTACCCCAGCACCCTGCGCGACCTGCTGATCCGCATCGCCAGGGCCGGTCTGGTGCAGGCGAAGTGGACCAACCGGATCCTGGACGAGGTCTTCGACAACCTGCGTGAGCACCGGCCGGACCTGGACCCGGACGCGCTGACCCGCACCCGCAGGCTCATGGTGTGCGCGGTCCGGGACTGCCTGGTGACCAACTACGAGCCCCTCGAAGCCGCTCTGGAGCTACCAGACCCGGACGACCGGCACGTGCTGGCCGCCGCGATCAAGGCCCGCGCCCAGGTGATCGTGACCAACAACCTCCGGGACTTCCCGTCAGGACACGACGGGCGGTGGGACATCGAAGCGAAGTCGGCCGACGACTTCGCGACACACCGAGACCCGTTAGCTCACGACCACAACGGCCAAGACCCCGTCCGCCTCCAGCCAACACTCCGTACGAGTTCGGCCAACACTCGGGCGGGTCAGGGCTCGAAGCGGTACCCCATGCCGGGTTCGGTGAGCAGATGCCGCGGGTGCGCGGGCTCGGGTTCGAGCTTGCGGCGCAGCTGGGCCAGGTACACGCGCAGATAG
- a CDS encoding response regulator: protein MTKVLVVDDEPQIVRALRINLTARGYQVLTAHDGATALKAAAEGKPDVVVLDLGLPDIDGTEVISGLRGWTRVPILVLSARTDSTDKVEALDAGADDYVTKPFGMDELLARLRAAVRRASNTGEEEEPVVQTASFSVDLAAKKVLKDGAEVHLTPTEWGVLEVLVRGRGRLVAQRQLLQEVWGPNYATETHYLRVYLAQLRRKLEPEPAHPRHLLTEPGMGYRFEP from the coding sequence ATGACCAAGGTCCTGGTCGTCGACGACGAACCGCAGATCGTGCGGGCGTTGCGGATCAACCTGACCGCCCGCGGCTACCAGGTGCTGACCGCGCACGACGGCGCCACCGCGCTCAAGGCCGCCGCCGAGGGCAAACCCGACGTGGTGGTGCTGGACCTGGGCCTGCCCGACATCGACGGCACCGAGGTCATCTCCGGCCTCCGCGGCTGGACCAGGGTCCCCATCCTGGTCCTCTCCGCCCGCACCGACTCCACCGACAAGGTCGAGGCCCTGGACGCCGGCGCGGACGACTACGTCACCAAACCCTTCGGCATGGACGAGCTGCTGGCCCGCCTGCGCGCCGCGGTCCGCCGCGCCAGCAACACCGGCGAGGAGGAGGAACCCGTGGTGCAGACGGCTTCCTTCTCGGTGGACCTGGCGGCGAAGAAGGTGCTCAAGGACGGCGCGGAGGTGCACCTGACCCCCACCGAGTGGGGGGTGCTGGAGGTGCTGGTGCGCGGTCGTGGGCGGCTGGTCGCGCAGCGGCAGCTGTTGCAGGAGGTGTGGGGGCCGAACTACGCGACGGAGACGCACTATCTGCGCGTGTACCTGGCCCAGCTGCGCCGCAAGCTCGAACCCGAGCCCGCGCACCCGCGGCATCTGCTCACCGAACCCGGCATGGGGTACCGCTTCGAGCCCTGA